Genomic segment of Mycolicibacterium psychrotolerans:
TACGCCGGCATCCTGTTCTTCGCCACGCTCGGTGCGTTCGCGGTGAACCTGCAACCGCTGGACCTGGTGCTGCTGCTGGTGTTCGGCTTGATGGGTCTGATGATGCGGCGCTTCGGGTTACCGGTGCTGCCTCTCATCATCGGGGTGATCCTCGGGCCGCGCATCGAGCGGCAACTGCGCCAGAGCCTGCAGCTCGGGGGCGGTGACTGGAGCAACCTGTTCACCGAGCCGGTCGCGATCGTCACCTACGTGCTGATGGCACTGCTGCTGCTGGCGCCGCTGGTGCTGCGGCTGATGCACCGTAGCGAGGAGACGCTGCTGGTGGTCGAGGACGACAAGGACCAGAGAGAGAAGGCGGCGCACTCGTGATTGTTGTGGGATACACCGCGGATCAGTTCGGCCACGCCGCCCTCGAGCACGGTATCGCCGAGGCGACGCTGCGAGGCACCGATCTCTACGTCATCAACGCGACGTCGGGCGAGTCGTACGTCGACTCCCGCTTCGCCGGACAGGACGAGGTGCACGACGTCGAGGCCCGGCTCGCCGAATGCGGGGTCGCCTACGAACTCGCCCAGCCGGTGGGGGTCGACGCCGCCGAGGAACTGCTGACCGCGATGAACCGTGACGACGCGCAGCTGCTGGTGGTCGGTATCCGGCACCGCAGCCCGGTCGGCAAGCTGCTGCTGGGCAGTGTCGCGCAGAAGCTGATCCTCGAGTGCCCGAAGCCGGTGCTGGCGGTCAAACCGCCGGAGGAGTGACGGGCCAGAACGTGACGCGGATGGCGCCGTCGACCACCTCGACCGGGTAGCTGCGCACCGACAGGTCGGCGCCGGATGTCTCACTGCCGGAAGCCATGTCGAAGGTGTGGCCGTGCAGCGGGCACACCACCACGCAGTCATCGGTCAGCCCGTCGGCGAGCGGTCCGCCTCGGTGCGGGCAGACGGCGTCGATCGCACGCAGCGACCCGTCGCGGAGCCGGAAGACCGCCACCTGAGTGCCGTCCACCGCGAACGTACGGCCCTCGCCGGGGGGCACCAGGTCGACCGGTCCGACGTCGATGCTCACGCCCAGATCGCTCATCGCACCGGCACCCGGGGGAGCGGCAGCAGCGGCAGCGACGACCGGAACTGTCCCGGGGTCCGAGGTTCCGCGCCGTCACGCCACGGATCCCAGTACGCGTCAACCGACTTCTGCATCCGGGCGTCCAGCCCGGCGAGGAAGGCGTCGTCGGCATCGTCGATCAGCACCGCTCGCAGGTGCTCGATCCCGACCCGCGGCACCCACTTGTACGTCCGCTCCAGCCAATTCGCGCTCTCGCGGTAGTACTGCAGGAAGCGGCCGGTCAGCGTGATCACCTCGTCGGCGGAGTCCACCGTGGCCAGCAGATCGCCCTTGCGGATGTGGGCGCCGGCCGCGCCGCCGACGTAGACCTCCCAGCGGCCACCGTCCACCGCGACCACGCCGAGGTCCTTGCACAGCGCCTCGGCACAGTTGCGCGGGCACCCGGTGACGGCCAGCTTCATCTTCGCCGGGCTCGCCAATCCCTGGTAGCGCTCCTCGATCGCGATGCCCAGCGCGGTGGAATCACCGACGCCGTAGCGGCAGAAGTCGCTGCCCACACAGGTTTTCACGGTGCGGAAGCTCTTGCCGTAGCGTAGCCCGACGGCATGTCGAGATCCGCCCACACCGCGGGGAGATCCTCCTTGCGCACCCCGAGCAGGTCGATGCGCTGCCCGCCGGTCAGCTTGATCATCGGGATCTCGTACTTCTCGGCGACGTCGGCGATCTTGCGCAGCTGGGCGGCATCGGTGACGCCGCCCTTCATCTGCGGCACCACCGAGAACGTGCCGTCGCGCTGGATGTTGGCGTGCACCCGGTCGTTGATGAACCGGGCGTCGCGCTCGTCGACGAACTCGTCGGCCCACATCATGTCCAGCAGTGACGCCAAGGCCATCTTCGACCCGGCGTCCTCCCTGCCGTCGGGTGCCAGCGCGGCGAACACCGACGACACCGAATGCAATTCGAGCTCCCGGATGTGGTGCATCAGCGTCGGCTTGTCATAGGGGATGCCAGGCACATACCAGGACGCCGACGGATCCTCGGTGACCGCGCCGCCGGCCGCCCATTCGACCACCTGGCACACCAGCTCCTTGCAGGAGCCGCACCCTTTGCCCGCCTTGGTTTTCGCCATCACACCGGCGACCGACGTCTCGCCGTCCTGCACGCACGCCACCAGCGTGCCCTTGGACACGCCGTTGCAGTTGCACACCTGCGCGTCGTCGGCCAGTTCGCCGACGCCGATCCCGACCTCCGGGGTGCCGATGTCGAACATCAGCGCCACCCGCTCGTCGGGCAGCGGCAGGCCACTGTCGAACGCCTGGGTCAGGAACGACACCTTCGAGACGTCGCCGACGAGGGTGGCGCCCACGAGCTTGCCGTCGCGGATCACCACCGTCTTGTAGACACCGTGCTTGGGTTCGCTGTACTGCACGAACTCGTCGTCGGGATGCTCGGGTGCCTTGACGCCCATCGACGCGACGTCGACACCGGCCACCTTCAGCTTCGTGGCGACCCGGGAACCGTGATAGGACGACGTCAGATCCGCACCGGTGAGGTGGTCGGCCAGCACCTTGGCCTGCTCCCACAGCGGCGCCACCAGTCCGTACACCTGGCCGCGGTGCTGGGCGCATTCACCGACGACGTAGACGTCGTCGTCGTCCACCGAGCGCATGTGGTCGTCGGTGACGATGGCACGCTCGACGGTCAGCCCGGCCCTCTGGGCCAGGCCGACATTGGGCCGGATGCCCGCGGCGATCACCAGCATGTCGCAGTCCAATTGGGAGCCGTCGGAGAACCGGATCCGGCTCAACCGGCCGTCGGTGACGATCACCTCGGTGGTGCGTTTGTCGGTGTGGACGCCGATACCCAAAGACTCCACCGACTTTCGCAGGATGGATCCCGCAGGATCGTCGAGCTGCGCGTTCATCAGCGTGGGGCCGGCATGGACGACGTCGACCGTCAGGCCGCGGTTCTGCAGGCCGCGTGCGGCCTCAAGGCCCAGCAGTCCGCCACCGATGACGACGGCCTTGCTGCGGGTGCCCGCCTCGGCGATCATCGCCGCGGTGTCGTCGAGGGTGCGGAACCCGAACACGCCGTCGGCCAAGGTCTTGTCGTCCGCCCACAGCCCCGTCATCGGGGGGAAGAAGGAGCGGCTGCCGGTGGCGAGGATGAGTTTGTCGTAGTGCAGTGTGCTGCCGTCGTCGGCATGCACCAGATGCGCGAACGTGTCGAGACGGACCACACGCACCCCGGCCCGTAGGTCGATGTCGTTGTCGGCGTACCAGTCCAGCGCGTTGAGGTAGATCTGTGTCGGATCATCCGATCCGGCAAGCACATTCGACAACAAGATGCGGTTGTAGTTGCCGTAGGGCTCGTCGCCGAACACGGTGATCTGAAACTGCTCGCCGCCGCCGCGGGCCAGGATCTCCTCGAGCGCGCGGACACCGGCCATCCCGTTGCCGACGACCACCAGGCGCTGCGCCACGGTCAGACCTCCACCAGGCCGAGATCGACGATCACCGATCCGCTCAGCCCGTCGGGTGCGGCCACGTACAACTCGAGCACGGTGTCGGCGAGCAGATCCTCCACCACCCGCAGCGCGACATGGGTGGCGCCCTTGGCGGCGATCGGGAAGTAGCGCATCGGCGCACCGTCGCGGTAGAGGATCACGCTGATCATCTGCTTGGTCGAGTTGCCGCCGCGAAAGTAGACCGGCTGCGCGGTGGCACCGGCGGGCACCACGTACCGCAGCGCGTCGTCGAGGGGCACCGGTTTGTCGTAGCCGCGGCCGTCGAACGCGAAAGCGCCTTGCAGGAAACGGGGACTGCTTCCGTCGGTCATCACTGCAAGCTAGGAGCAGCGTGTTTCCGGGTCGTTTCACCGCGGAGTCACACGTGGATCTCCCTGATCACACCGGGCATCGCCTCACGGTGAGCCGGCAGGCCGTGTGAGGTCGAGTTTTCAACGCCGACACCATGGCGCAACGGAGGCGGAATGGCCTGGCAGTTGACTTCAGAACAACCGCGAACAGCACCGATGTGAGTCCCGGACCATCCAGCCAGGAGAAATTATGACCGTCACCGACAGCGACTCGACGCAGGCAGTCGCCGTAGCGCCGCCCGATACCGCGCGAACCCACCGGGGCAAGCACTGGATCGACGATTGGCGGCCGGAAGACCCTGAATTCTGGTCGACGGTCGGTAAGCCGATCGCCCGCCGCAATCTGACCTTCTCGATCTTCGCCGAACACATCGGCTTCTCGGTCTGGCTGCTCTGGAGCATCGTCGTCGTTCAGATGACCGCGGGACCGGGCGGCGTCCCCGCCGCGTCGGGCTTCGCGCTGACGACCTCGCAGGCGCTGTGGTTGGTCGCGGTGCCCAGCGGGGTCGGAGCGTTCCTGCGATTGCCGTACACCTTCGCGGTGCCGGTGTTCGGTGGGCGCAACTGGACCGTGGTCTCCGCTCTGCTGCTCGTCATCCCGTGCCTGCTGCTGGCGTGGGCGGTCAGCAACCCGGACATTCCGTACCCGCTGCTTCTGCTCGTCGCCGCGACAGCCGGTTTCGGCGGCGGCAATTTCGCCTCCTCGATGGCCAACATCTCGTTCTTTTACCCGGAGAAGGAAAAGGGCTGGGCGCTGGGGCTGAACGCGGCAGGCGGCAACGTCGGTGTGGCGGTCGCGCAGAAGGTCGTCCCGATCGTCGTGACGATCGGCGCCGGTGTGACGCTGTCGCTGGCGGGTCTGTTCTACGTGCCGTTCGCCGTCGCTGCGGCGGTGTGCGCGTTCCTGTTCATGAACAATCTCAGCGAGGCCAAGGCTGACGTCAGGCCCGTATGGCAGTCCCTGCGCCACGCCGACACCTGGGTGATGTCGCTGCTGTACATCGGCACCTTCGGCTCGTTCATCGGGTACTCCTCGGCGTTTCCGACCTTGCTGAAAGCTGTCTTCGGTCGTGCGGACATCGCGCTGACGTGGGCGTTCATCGGGGCCGGGATCGGCTCGATCGCAAGGCCTTTCGGCGGCTGGCTGTCTGACCGCATCGGCGGCGCACGCATCACGGCGCTGAGCTTCGCGATGCTCGCGGTAGGCGCCGCGATCGCGCTCTGGTCCGTGCAGGCCAAGAACATGCCCGTGTTCTTCATCAGCTTCATGCTGCTGTTCGTCTCCACCGGGATCGGCAACGGTTCGACGTACCGCATGATCTCCAAGATCTTCAAGATCAAGGGTGAGGACGCCGGCGGGTCGCCGGAGACGATGGTGTACATGCGTCGTCAGGCGGCAGGCGCCCTCGGCATCATCTCCTCGGTCGGGGCGTTCGGCGGCTTCATCGTGCCGCTGGCGTACGCGTGGTCGAACTCGCAGTTCGGCAACATCAAGCCGGCGCTGTGGTTCTACGTGATGTTCTTCATCGTGTTGCTCGGCGTCACGTGGTTCTTCTACCTGCGCAAGAGCACCCGGATGGGGCAGGCCGGGGTGTGACCACCCGGACCGCCTGCTCGTACTGCGGGGTCGGGTGCGGGATCTCAGTCCAGACCCGCACCGACCCCGCCACGGGTGCGCCGGTGATCGCCAGGGTCACCGGGGACAAGCTGCACCCCACCAACGCGGGACGGTTGTGCACCAAGGGCGCGACGCACGCGGAGATGATGGCCGCCACCGACGGTCGGTTGACGACGGCACTGCTGCGACCGTCCCGCGACGCCGACCCGGTGGCCGCCGACGTCGACGATGCGCTCGCCGAGGCCGGCCGGCGACTACGTGCCATCGTCGACGAACACGGACCGGACGCGGTGGCACTGTATGTGTCCGGGCAGATGTCGATCGAATCGCAATACCTGGCAACCAAACTCGCCAAGGGTTATCTGCGAACCCTGCACCTGGAATCCAATTCGCGGCTCTGCATGGCCAGTGCGGGCACGGGGTACAAGCAGTCCTTCGGTGCCGACGGACCGCCGGGCTCCTACACCGACTTCGATTGCACGGACCTGTTCTTCGTCATCGGCTCCAACATGGCGGACTGCCACCCCATCCTGTTCCTGCGGATGGCTGACCGGCTCAAGGCCGGGGCCAGACTGATCGTCGTCGACCCCCGCCGCACCACGACCGCGGACAAGGCCGACCTGTACCTGCAGATCCGGCCCGGCACCGATCTGGCGCTGCTCAACGGCATCCTGCATCTGCTCGTCGAGAACGGCGCCATCGACGAGGAGTTCATCGACGAACACACCGAGGGCTGGGAGGTGATGCCGCAGTTCCTGGCCGACTATCCGGCCGACCGGGTCGCCGCGATCACCGGACTCGCGGAAGCCGACATCCGCGCCGCGGCCGCGATGATCGCCGATGCAGGGGAGTGGATGACCCTGTGGACGATGGGGCTCAACCAGAGCACCCACGGCACCTGGAGCACCAACGCGATCTGCAATCTGCACCTGGCCACCGGCGCGATCTGCCGGCCCGGTAGCGGGCCGATGTCGCTGACCGGGCAGCCCAACGCGATGGGCGGTCGCGAGATGGGCTACATGGGCCCCGGCCTGCCGGGGCAGCGGGTGGTGTTCTCAGCCGAGGACCGGTCGTTCGTCGAGGCGCAGTGGGATGTCGAACCCGGCACAGTCCGCAGCGCCGCAGGCCCCGGCACCGTCGAGATGTTCCACCGGCTCGCCGCGGGGGAGATCAAGGCGGTGTGGATCATCTGCACCAATCCGATTGCCAGCATGGCGAATCGGGACACCGTGGTGGCGGGTCTGCGCGCCGCCGAGCTGGTGATCGCCCAGGACGCCTATGCCGACACGGCTACCACCCGCTACGCCGACATCGTCCTGCCCGCCACGCTGTGGGCCGAGGCGGACGCGGTGATGGTCAACTCCGATCGCACGCTCACGCTGCTCGCTCAATCCATCCCGCCGGCAGGCGACGCGCGCCCGGATTGGGAACTGATCTGCGGCGTGGCGCGCCATCTCGGCTTCGGTGACGCCTTCGACTACAAGTCGAGCGAGGAGATCTTCGACGAGATCCGCCGGTTCGCCAACCCGCGCAACGGATACGACCTGCGCGGCATCAGCTACGAGCGACTGCGCGGGGCGCCGGTGCAGTGGCCCTGCCCGCCGCAGGACAGCCTCGTCGGGTCATCCGACCGCAACCCGATCCGCTACCTCAACGACGGTGTCTCCCAGACGCTGTTCACCGACGCCGAAGGGCGCCGGCCGCGGTTGGCGTTCGCCACCCCGTCCCGGCGCGCGGTCTTCCTGCCCCGGCCGCATCTCGACGCGGCCGAACTCCCCGACGACGACTACCCCATGGTCCTCAACACCGGTCGCCTGCAACACCAGTGGCACACGATGACCAAGACCGGAAAGGTGGACAAGCTCAACAAGCTCAACCCCGGTCCGTTCGTCGAGGTCCACCCCGACGACGCCGCGGCGCTCGACATCACCGACGGCCGTGACGTCGAGGTGGTGTCGCGGCGGGGCCGGGTCGTTCTGCCCGCCGTGGTCACCGACCGGGTGCGGCCGGGCAACACCTGGGTGCCGTTCCACTGGAACGACGAACACGGTGAGCATCTGACGGTCAATGCGCTGACCAACGACGCCGTCGACCCCGACTCTCTGCAACCCGAGTTCAAGGTCTGCGCCGTGGCGCTGCGGCCGATGCCGGTCGCCGCCCCTGACCTCACCGAACACGAGAATCTCTATCTGCAGGGCTTTTTCGCCGGCATCGAGCAGGGGCGCCCGGGCGTACCCCTCCTGCCCGCGGACGCGCCGGTGAGTGCGCGCACCCGGGTGTACATGGACGGCCTGCTGGCCGGGCGATACTCGCGCGCCCCCGACGAACCCGCAACGGCGGGCCCGCTGGTGTTGTGGGCGTCGCAGACCGGCACCGCCGAGGAGTTCGCCGCCTCGCTGGGCAGGCGCCTCTCGGCAGGGCGGCTGTCGGCGATGGACGATGTCGATCCCGCCGACCTGGCCACCGCGGGCGACGTGGTGATCGTCACGAGCACATTCGGTGACGGCGGACCACCGGATAACGGCGCCGGCTTCTGGGAGCGGCTGGCGTCACCGAATGCGCCCACGCTGGACGGCGTGCGCTACACGGTGCTCGGCCTCGGCGACCGCTCATACGACAACTTCTGCGGGCACGCCAAATCGCTGGACGCCCGGCTCGCCGACCTGGGGGCGACCCGGGTGCTCGACCGGGCCGACTGCGAGGCCTACGACGACGAACCGATGGCGCGGTGGGCGGATTCGGTCGCCGAGGTGATGGCCACGGCGCCGGCCGATACTGCGCCGGCCGATACCGCTCCGACCGCGCCGGCGATCTTCACCCGGGCGCAGCCGGTTTCGGCTCCGCTGTGCCGCAACGTCCGGCTCACCCCGGGCGACGCGGCCAAAGAGGTACGGCAGTTCGGGTTCGACCTCAGCGCACACGACGTCACGTATGCCGCCGGCGACTCGCTCGGCGTCTTCGTCGCCAATTCCGCCTTCGTCGTCGAGAAGTGGCTGTCGGCAACAGGATTCACGGGCAGCGAGGAAGTCGTCGTCGACGGTCGCCGGATGTCGTTGCGGGAGGCG
This window contains:
- a CDS encoding universal stress protein; the encoded protein is MIVVGYTADQFGHAALEHGIAEATLRGTDLYVINATSGESYVDSRFAGQDEVHDVEARLAECGVAYELAQPVGVDAAEELLTAMNRDDAQLLVVGIRHRSPVGKLLLGSVAQKLILECPKPVLAVKPPEE
- a CDS encoding Rieske (2Fe-2S) protein, with protein sequence MSDLGVSIDVGPVDLVPPGEGRTFAVDGTQVAVFRLRDGSLRAIDAVCPHRGGPLADGLTDDCVVVCPLHGHTFDMASGSETSGADLSVRSYPVEVVDGAIRVTFWPVTPPAV
- a CDS encoding NarK family nitrate/nitrite MFS transporter, with the translated sequence MTVTDSDSTQAVAVAPPDTARTHRGKHWIDDWRPEDPEFWSTVGKPIARRNLTFSIFAEHIGFSVWLLWSIVVVQMTAGPGGVPAASGFALTTSQALWLVAVPSGVGAFLRLPYTFAVPVFGGRNWTVVSALLLVIPCLLLAWAVSNPDIPYPLLLLVAATAGFGGGNFASSMANISFFYPEKEKGWALGLNAAGGNVGVAVAQKVVPIVVTIGAGVTLSLAGLFYVPFAVAAAVCAFLFMNNLSEAKADVRPVWQSLRHADTWVMSLLYIGTFGSFIGYSSAFPTLLKAVFGRADIALTWAFIGAGIGSIARPFGGWLSDRIGGARITALSFAMLAVGAAIALWSVQAKNMPVFFISFMLLFVSTGIGNGSTYRMISKIFKIKGEDAGGSPETMVYMRRQAAGALGIISSVGAFGGFIVPLAYAWSNSQFGNIKPALWFYVMFFIVLLGVTWFFYLRKSTRMGQAGV
- a CDS encoding bifunctional nitrate reductase/sulfite reductase flavoprotein subunit alpha yields the protein MTTRTACSYCGVGCGISVQTRTDPATGAPVIARVTGDKLHPTNAGRLCTKGATHAEMMAATDGRLTTALLRPSRDADPVAADVDDALAEAGRRLRAIVDEHGPDAVALYVSGQMSIESQYLATKLAKGYLRTLHLESNSRLCMASAGTGYKQSFGADGPPGSYTDFDCTDLFFVIGSNMADCHPILFLRMADRLKAGARLIVVDPRRTTTADKADLYLQIRPGTDLALLNGILHLLVENGAIDEEFIDEHTEGWEVMPQFLADYPADRVAAITGLAEADIRAAAAMIADAGEWMTLWTMGLNQSTHGTWSTNAICNLHLATGAICRPGSGPMSLTGQPNAMGGREMGYMGPGLPGQRVVFSAEDRSFVEAQWDVEPGTVRSAAGPGTVEMFHRLAAGEIKAVWIICTNPIASMANRDTVVAGLRAAELVIAQDAYADTATTRYADIVLPATLWAEADAVMVNSDRTLTLLAQSIPPAGDARPDWELICGVARHLGFGDAFDYKSSEEIFDEIRRFANPRNGYDLRGISYERLRGAPVQWPCPPQDSLVGSSDRNPIRYLNDGVSQTLFTDAEGRRPRLAFATPSRRAVFLPRPHLDAAELPDDDYPMVLNTGRLQHQWHTMTKTGKVDKLNKLNPGPFVEVHPDDAAALDITDGRDVEVVSRRGRVVLPAVVTDRVRPGNTWVPFHWNDEHGEHLTVNALTNDAVDPDSLQPEFKVCAVALRPMPVAAPDLTEHENLYLQGFFAGIEQGRPGVPLLPADAPVSARTRVYMDGLLAGRYSRAPDEPATAGPLVLWASQTGTAEEFAASLGRRLSAGRLSAMDDVDPADLATAGDVVIVTSTFGDGGPPDNGAGFWERLASPNAPTLDGVRYTVLGLGDRSYDNFCGHAKSLDARLADLGATRVLDRADCEAYDDEPMARWADSVAEVMATAPADTAPADTAPTAPAIFTRAQPVSAPLCRNVRLTPGDAAKEVRQFGFDLSAHDVTYAAGDSLGVFVANSAFVVEKWLSATGFTGSEEVVVDGRRMSLREALVGHYDICKVSSNLVSFVAERCPDAAAVRRLRRDRAALDRWLVNRNGLDLVAEFGVRADVELWQEVLVRLTPRQYSISSSPLVSPHEVQLTVSVVRYRGADGSPRGGVGSAYLADLPDGTPVSVFLQRSPHFRPPQDTATPMIMVGPGTGIAPFRAFLQERRALGHTGPNWLFFGDRHRAQNFYYRDDLLDMVDDGFLNRLDLAFSRDQDQRVYVQHKMLDYGADVWRWLEDGAHLYVCGDATRMAKDVDDALTAIIRTHGGMNEEAARAYKRELVGDKRYVRDVY